The DNA sequence GCTGAGTCCATCTCCGAAGGCGGACTCTCGGAGAAAGCGTTGATCTCGATGGAGAGGGATCCTGAGACGGCTGTGAGGCTTTACAGGCAGATCAGGTGGAGGCTGAACGAGAGATCAAGGGAGTTATTCAGGAGGCTAGTGTCCAAGGTCGTGATAAAGATCTCCTCAGGGGATATTAAGGGTCTCCCAACGGATTCCAAGGACTACTCACTACCATACTCACCGGGTATGGAATTCGATCTCGAGAGGACTATCGAGAAGATTGTCGAGGGTTGCAAGAAGGTCGAGGAAGTTAGTTATGGGGATATAGTCGCTTCAACGAGGGGTAAAAGGAAAAAGTCTATAATAATCATCCTGGACTCGAGCGGTTCTATGACTGGCAAGAAGATCCTCGTAGCTATGATTATTGCTGCTATAGCCTCGCATAAGCTGAGAGGAGGGAAGTATGGTGTCGTCGGGTTCAACAGTAGCGCTTTCGTTATAAAGTCCCCCACGGATAGCAAAGGCTCACTGAGGGTAGTCGAGGAGATCCTAGATCTAGTACCCCTAGGGTACACGAATATATCAGAGGGTCTTAAGAAGGGGTTGGAACTATCCTACCGCTTGAGGAACACGGAGTTCCTACTCATAACGGATGGTGAGTACAATACTGGGGAGGATCCGAGGAACGTGGCCGGTAGGTTCAAGAACCTCAACGTGATCTATACTTCCGGGAAGATGAATTCAAAGGGATTCACTCTTTGCAGGAGTATAGCTAAACTTGGAGGAGGTAATTGCTTCGTTGTAAGCGATTTCAGAGAGATACCCAGCGTAATGAGGAAGATATTTAATAATTAATCGAAGTTGCCGTAGCAAGGAGGGAATCCCAGGGGTGAACTGAATCAGGGTTTATCCGGATGAGGGAATGTGAACCCCTTAATGTTTCGGGGTTGCATTGGGGTCCTCTCAATTCAATAAGGTTGTATGTCCAAAAATAAGCATCTAATGGTGTAGTTTTAATAAGGATATCTTGGGAATCTCGTTAAAGTTATGATACTTCTCTTGATTTTCAGATGTACTATCGAATCCCGATATGCAGGGCCATGCGAACAATTAAATATTGATTTCAACCAAGTAAGGACCGGCGGGGGTGGCCGAGAGGTCCAAGGCGCCAGCCTTAGGAGCTGGTGGGCATTAGGCTCGCGTGGGTTCAAATCCCACCCCCCGCATCTAGCTTGATGAACCCTCCATAACCCTAGAGACAGCTGGATTTAGCTCCACTATCTTCGTCTTCCCTTGAGACACCCTTCTCACGAACTTCATGGAGTCTAGCCTCTTCAGCACCCTTGAGACCTTGCTCTTAGAGAACCCGGTCAGTTCTGGTAGGTCTTTCTGCTCAATTCTACCGTTGTTTCTGTAGATTACTTCCAAAACGCTCCTCTCATCCTTATCCAACTTCTCTAAAGCCTCCCCTATCCTAGAGAGAGTCTCCTCATCTACCTCATCGCTATCAGGTAGAGTTGTAGGGACTCTCCTGTATCTGAGCTTCCTCACGATCGTGGTGGCGAGCACTGTTATGCCTGCTGTGAGGGCATTAGAGATCAGGAGGAGGAAGATAAAGGATGTCGAAAATGTTTGTTGAGAAGGTGTTCCGGTTCTGATGGACTGCTCTGCTAGCTGGCTCATGATCTTGAATTCCAGGACAAAATCCCAACCACCCCCCCTAGGGCTGGGGAATGGGAACCAGATGGCAGTTAGTCTCTCCGATAGTGGATCCATGCCCAGAGTACCTTCCTGACCTATCTTCGTGACCCCAGCACCTCTAGGTAGAATCACCTCCATCATCGACTTGTTGTAATCTAGAGTGAGGTTAGGTTTGTAGAACCTGTAAGCGAACCTGTAGCTATCATCGAATTTAGCTAAAGCTGTAGTGGGTGTTAGCATGAAGCTGAAGGATATGTTCTTCGTCTCTCCCGGCTTAAGAGCATCTTTGAAGCCAACTACTAAGACGTCACTGAAGGATTGTGTGCTTGTCTTTTGAACGTACACCTCTTGAGACAGGGACTTAAAGCTTGAGACACCCTTCGCTGGGTTCTCCACGGATATCCCTATAGGTACCACTGGGAACATAACTGCCTTTAAAGCTCCCGTAGCATTCTTTGGGATTTTGAGCTCTGCGATCACGGTTATCCTTACGGAGGAGTTCTCGAAAAGTTCCGCTATTACCCCCATCCTTGTTATACTGGCTTCCTGCGGGGGATCAGCGTAGACCTCAAGTAAGCTTAACGTGGTGAGCAGAAGTACAATGAATAATATGACCTTTGCTGTCCGTTGCATAAACTCCCTCCTTTTCCGAAATTGAGGGATAGCTAGATAAATAACTTTATTAATGTATCTCGGCTACGGTCGATGGGTCCTAGATTGAAAGCCAATGAGCTCCTCCTCAGCTTGATCGAGTGGGTGAGTGAGGTGAACAGTAGGACCTCCTCGGATCTAGTTGAGGTAGTGGTAGAGGGTCCGAGGGACGAGAGGGCGCTCAAGCTCCTGGGGGTTAAGGCCAGCTTCACGCACGTGAGAGACCTCATGATGGAGATAAGGGATGAAGGAGGGAGTAAAATTAGGGGGAAGTCTTTTATAATAATGACAGATTTTGATAAAGAAGGCATTAATATCTACGATAAGTTAAAAAGCATTATAACTGAGTGCGGGGGAAGCGTAGATGATAGACCTAGAGTTGAGTATCGGAGGAGGGGTCTCCCACCCCTCATAGAGGAACTCGAGGGGTTCTTAAAGAGGAGGTTTCCGGATTGGGACATGATCGTAGGCTCTCACTTAGAGTGACCTTAGAAGCCGAGGTCTACCCTACCGAGGATGAGAGGAAGGTGATACAAGCGATGAAGTCGATAGTACCCTTCAATGAGGAGATAGATGAGGTGGAAGTAGTTCATGAGGGACTCATTAAAGTGATCAGAGTAAGGAAGGAGGGTTACGATTCCTTATCTAAATTGAGGAATTCTCTTAGGAGTAACAGAATATTAGATACTGCGAGAAGCTTACTCCTTTCAAAAAAGGGAACTATTAAGCCTCTGAGGTTTCATAAACAAGCTGCTATGGTGGGAAGAGTCAATTTGGTTGATGATGAGGAGTTCTCCCCCCTAGGCGTTATAGTGCTGAGGATAGATTACGAGGGAGATCCCACGGTCCTAGCCGATTGGCTAGCACCTAGGACAGAGAGGGGTAGACCTGTGTGCGAAGTCACTTTGCAGGAGCTCCTCTACGGTAGAAGAGACGAGTCCTAGATATCTATCGTCGAGAAATCCCTCGCTATAATCACATCGCCTCCGTAAACTCTAGATGCCTCCTCTTGGAACTTCAGTAAATCCTCATCGGAGTACCTAGCGCTGAAGTGCGTTAGAACAAGCTTCTTAACACCCGATGCCTCGGCGACCTCACCGGCCTCTAGCGCAGTACTGTGTCCCGTGGACACAGCTCTCTCCTTGAGCTCATCTAAGTAGGTAGCTTCGTGTATCAGTAGATCGGCTTCCCTAGAAGCTTCTATAACGGATTTAGTCGGTCTAGTGTCTGAGGAGTAAACCACCACAGGACCCCTCCTAGGGGGTCCCATGACATCGCTAGGGCTCACGAGCCTACCGTCGGGTAATTTTACCGTGAAACCCCTCTGTAGGAATCCTCTCATGAAGATCGGAACCCCAAGCTCATCGGCTTTCTTCGGATCGAACTCCCCGGGTCTATCCTTCTCCCTCAGTTTAACACCATAGGTCTCGAAGTCATTGTGATCGACCTTGAAGAACTCCAGCCTGAATTTCCCAAACTCTATCTCCTTACCTACCTCTATCTCAGAGAAGATCACCCTAAACTGTGGTTTAGATCCCGTTCTCTCTAAGATCGAGCTAAGGAGGGGCTCGAGTCCTTTAGGCCCTATCACATTGAGCTCGGAGCTCCTCCTGAGTATGCCCAGCGTTTGTATTAGGGGGAACAGACCGAAGAAGTGATCCCCATGTAGGTGCGTGATCACGATCTTATTTATGTTCATGATGCTCTCTCTTCCTCTTATCATCTGTCTCTGTGTTCCCTCACCACAATCCAGCAATATGGAATCTCCTGCTGTCTTCACTAGAATAGCAGGCAACCCCCTATCATTCGTGGGAACCGCTGAGCTCGTCCCTAGGAACTTTACCCTCACATGCCAAGAGTCGTTGTGTAGGTTAAAAGCTCTTACGTAGGATTCGGAGAAGACCGTTGCCTTAACTGCGGGACAACGTCGATAGACTAAATAAGATGCTGATAACGCTTCGAGTATACCTAAGCTCCGCTGAGACGAGGTCAATGGTGTGGCGATGCACCTCCTTGCTTCTGAGGATAGATGAAAAGAGAGCTGAGACATCTTGAAGGGAGGGTGATGGAAACCTCAGAAGAAGGCTTCTAGCCAGACAGCGGGGGAGTCAACTAAGTTTCTGTGAACTCCAATTAGGAGTAGATGTGGAAGTATGGGAATAGGGTTCACTTCAATCTCCCCACCCAGATCCTCCTAGTTAAGGATTTGTGCTCTCTCAGGTCAAACCAGTTAACGATGAAAATTCCGACCTCCTCGAAATCCCTGGGGCTGAGGAAATTGGAGGGTACGGATATCGTAAACCATCCGCCGCTCTTCAGGTATTCGGGGATCTTGTGGACGAACTCCTTCGCTAGCTCCTTCGGTGTGTAACTACGAGAGCCGCTCATTCTCCCGTACGGAGGGTCTGTGACTATCCTATCAACTTTATCAGCAAGTTCAAGCTTGAGAGCGTCCCCGACGTAGAGACGATAACCGTCCAAGAAACCGTACGAAATTATGTTGTTATTGGCTTGTATAACGATCTTTTCCTCTATATCAACACCGATGAGTTTCGCTCCTACGGAGAGGATCTCTAAAGCAATACCGCCTACCCCTAAGAAGGGGTCAAGTACCTCATCGCCCCTCCTAGTCCTAGCTAAGTTCACCATGGCTCTCGCTAGAGTAGGCCTCATCGAAGCTGGATGAACGTAGGGTCTAGCGGCCACCTCCTTGACCTTGAACATGGACCTGTCGACCTCACCCTCCTTCAAGTAAACCACTATGTGGTCCGATGTGAGGACAGCAATCACCTCAATATCCGGATTCCTGAGGTCTACTTTAGCTCCTTCATTGACCTTTAAGATCCATTCCCCGAGCTTCGACTCAACCTCGTGTCTCTTGATATGCCCACAGTAACCTCCGATCCTAGTACTACTAACTCTGAACCTCCCAGTCAGATTTGGTGGCTCGAGTCCGCTCAAGGCTCGGGGAAACTCCGAAGCGTGAATTATAGTGAGAACTCTGCCGAAGCTTCTAGTGAAGGCGAGCCTCCCGGATAGGTCCTTGATAAGATCTCCAGATAGCTTCATATCCAATATTAAGCACGATACCATCTCCCTAACGGTTGAGTAAGGTGCACCTAGAGCTTCCAGCGTCGCCTTCACCTCTTCCTTTGGAATCTCCGGGTGCTCCCCAGATAGAAGGAACGCTACCTCCATCCGAACTCTCCCCTGAGGATCTCTTCTATATTTCTCATCAGTTCCTCCAAACCCTCGCCCCTCTCCGCTGATATCCTTAAGCTCTTGACTCCTATCCTCTCCAGCTCATCCTCAGCTCTCATGAAGTTCCCTCTGAAGTCCTCGGATAAATCACACTTGTTCAGAACAGCGAGATACCGTTTCTCAAGAGTTTCGATCAGCTCCCTCAGTAAGGACAGCTGCTGAGTCAAGCTGTAGCCACAGGTCTCAGTCGGATCGAGGAGGTAAAGCACAGGACCTCTGAAATGTCTTAGAGCAGCTATTGCTTGTAACTCCATCTTATTCCTCTCCGTGAGAGGTCTATCAAGTAAACCGGGTGTATCGACGAACTGGACCGTGCCTAGAGAGTACATCTCCCTGTGACCTATAATTAGACCCTTCGTCGTGAAGGGGTACGGAGCTATCTCAGGCTTCTTAGTCGTCACCTTGGATAACAGCGTGCTCTTCCCGGTGTTCGGCATCCCGGCTATTATCACAGTAGGAGATGCCATATTGAGATCCGGGAGTTCCTTGAGCTTGGGGATCAATTCCCTCAGGAACTCGATCTCCTCTCTGATCCTCCTCAGGATAGAGACTGTTCTCCCTAGGAACTCCCTCCTAAGCTCGGCTATCCTCTCAGGATCGTCCTCACTCCTTATCCTTGAGGAGTAAAGTCTAAGGAACCTTTTTACCATTCGAGAAGCCCAGAGTATGGCTCCTAAGGAATGCCTAACCTTATCAATCCCCCCTATTACCTCCAACAGTTCCCTGTAAAGGGGATCTAGTTCCTCTATTCTCGGAAAATTTTTTATTACTTCATCGAGTTTTGATGAAATAGTATCTGATATTGACTGTATTCTAGAGATTTCCCTCTCCCTTATCTCCGATATCAAACTACCTCTCCTCCTCATGGCCTTAGGTTTTGAGAATGCCCTTCTGAAGGAGATATCGATCAGTTCCTCAAGTCCAAAGGGTTCAGGAACGGAGGAGAACGGATTTCTCACCTTAAATCATCCCAAGAAGAATATTAAGGCATTGTATATTAACATGAGAGCGAAAGGCGCTGACACAGCCCAAGCTAGCTTCCTGGCTACGCTCTCATCAGCGTACTTCGTGAGTATCTCTGAGAGTATCAGTCCTCCATCTAAAGGGAGTATCGGGAGTGAGTTTATCGCTGCTAAACCTAAGCTGAAGACCATGGTGAGCACTAGAAACTCGAGGATCTGGATAGCGAAGCTCGGGGGCATGCATATCGAGGGATCGAAGTAAGGGACCGGATGGAGCTGGACTCCTAAGTAGGGTATGCTCGGATCCTCCGGCCTTGAACCAAGCTTCACCGTGAAGTTCCCCCTATCGGTGATTACGATCACGGAGTCCCCGGGTTTAAATTTCCTGAGGGTCTCTGAGAGCGAGGCTAGGTCCTTGATTCTGTAACCCTCTATCCCCCTTATGACAACGCCCTCCGGGATCACGCCCCAAGACGGTCCGCTCTCGAAAACACTCTCCACGTAGACACCGGAGGGTTTAGCGGAACCTGAATCTATCGAAAAGCCGGGAAACATTGCTATCGTGATTATCAGGAATAGCAGAAAAGTTAGTAAGTTAGCGAAGACACCAGCTGAGTATATACTCATCTTCCTCAACCGCCCCACTCTTCTCAAGGGCTCCTCATCGGGTTCCACGAAAGCACCTAAGAGGAAGAGGAGTATGAAGAAGGCAATCTTCTTCACCGGAACTCCGAAGTAATAGCTGAGTGTAGCGTGTCCCAGGACCTCATGAGCCAAGAGGACAACGAATATCGAGAGGAGAGCCGGTAAAGTTATATCGAGAGTGACCCCGGGTATCACGGGAACTATTTGCGCTACTTTAGGACCTATCAGGGAGTCCACGGTTATCTTGATCAGGTACAATGAAGAGGAGATCGATAAAGCTACCGCTGAGATAACCGATACTCTATGCAGGGGGCCCACTACCTTAGATAGTGGGCCGATTAACCCTGAGAGCTTCCTAGGATCCGTGGATATCTCTAAGTAGAATAAACCTAACCTGAAGGACTCTAACCTCTTTAGCCTCTTGAGTATAATCCCTAGAGCATATAGAACGATCCAGAAGATCAATAGGTTCCTCAGGAAGGTCCCTAAGTCCATCATCTGACTAACCCTTTATAAGCTCGCTCAAGAGCTCAGCGAGAGCGTAGACCGATGGGAGGTAGACGTACTCATCCGGGGAGTGATGGTTACCTCCCTCAGGACCTATTATCACTGATTTTATGTTCCCGAGCTTACTTATGTAATTAGCATCGGATACCGTCCAATAGACGGACGTCTCCATCCTCCTCCCGAGTACCCTGCTCGAGGCCCCTTGTATGTAATCTATGAACTCATCGTTCTCGGGGATCTCATAGGGTTCCATGAACGGAGTGGGTCTCTTCATGAGTGAGATCGAGACCCTAGCCCTGAGCTCAGGAGTCTTCCTGATATAGTCCATGAACTTCTTCCTTATAACGCCGGGGTCCTGGCCCGGTGGGTAGTGCCTGTCCAACCTAACGAGACACTTATCGGGATGAGCTATTATGAGCTCAGGTGACTTTATGGTCAGAGGAGCTACGCTACCACCTATACCATCGACCTTGGGGAGATCTATCGCCCACATTATTATCTTCGCGGCTTCTACTATCGCATTGACTCCACTCTCCTCAGTTCCCGGTGAGGAGACACCAGTTATGTCAACGTCGAAGACGAACCTCCCATAAGCTCCTCTGAAGAGCTTCATATTTGTAGGACCCGCGACTATAGCGCCCCTGACCTTAGGGAGCAGACCGCTCCTGATCAGCTCGTATGTGCCTCTGCTGAACCCCTCAGCATCGCAAACAGCAGCTAGAACTACGCCCTTACCCTCATCTGATGAGCTCATCAGGGCCTCTATCATCGCTGCTAGGGTGCTCTTATCATCGTAAACACCTAGCCCGTAGAACTTATCCCCCTCTTCTTCCCCCCAGGGGTTCCTGGTCCAGTTAGAGTATATCTCGAACGTATCTGTGTGAGCTAGAAGTAAGATGTTATCGGAGTCCCTCAGATTCTTGTAAGCTATTATGTTACCCGCGCAGTCCTTGACCGGTTGATGAATTACCTTATCAGCGTATCTAGCTAGTAAGTCTTGTAAGTAGTAAACGAGCTCTCCCTCCTTTCCCCTGAAGCTCTTTATACCCACTAGATCTATCAGTATATTCTTTAACCTGTCTGAGTTAATCCCTGTCATTCAGGATCTCCTCAGGCTGTCCTCACCGGTATGAACTCCAGTCTGCTTCCTCCCTCAGTTATCACCAGGATATCTATACCATCTCCCGAGAGGGCGTCCCTGGATATAGCCTCCCTCATAGACCTCTCAGCGAGCTCAACTGCCTCACCCTCACTCATACCATCCCTGAAGTTCCTCTCCAGTATTCCTGTCGCGATCTGAGCCCCCGTACCAACGGCTGCGAAGTTCTCCTCCATCAGTCCTCCTGCAGGATCTAGTACGAACACTCTAGGGCCTCCACCGTCAATGCCACCGACTATGATCTCCGCGTAGTATATGCCGCTGAACCTCCCTTGGTAGAGCAGTATGGAGAGGAGCCTAGCTACGTTAGTTGGAGTCGCGACCTTATCGTTCTCCAACTCGTACATTGTTATATTGTA is a window from the Candidatus Korarchaeum sp. genome containing:
- a CDS encoding proteasome subunit beta; its protein translation is MVLATALGLKFDKGVVLAADRRVSYSSFILSKSARKVFLINERVGISTAGLPGDFQELVDIARYNITMYELENDKVATPTNVARLLSILLYQGRFSGIYYAEIIVGGIDGGGPRVFVLDPAGGLMEENFAAVGTGAQIATGILERNFRDGMSEGEAVELAERSMREAISRDALSGDGIDILVITEGGSRLEFIPVRTA
- the rnz gene encoding ribonuclease Z, with the protein product MRVKFLGTSSAVPTNDRGLPAILVKTAGDSILLDCGEGTQRQMIRGRESIMNINKIVITHLHGDHFFGLFPLIQTLGILRRSSELNVIGPKGLEPLLSSILERTGSKPQFRVIFSEIEVGKEIEFGKFRLEFFKVDHNDFETYGVKLREKDRPGEFDPKKADELGVPIFMRGFLQRGFTVKLPDGRLVSPSDVMGPPRRGPVVVYSSDTRPTKSVIEASREADLLIHEATYLDELKERAVSTGHSTALEAGEVAEASGVKKLVLTHFSARYSDEDLLKFQEEASRVYGGDVIIARDFSTIDI
- a CDS encoding RNA-binding domain-containing protein; translation: MGHDRRLSLRVTLEAEVYPTEDERKVIQAMKSIVPFNEEIDEVEVVHEGLIKVIRVRKEGYDSLSKLRNSLRSNRILDTARSLLLSKKGTIKPLRFHKQAAMVGRVNLVDDEEFSPLGVIVLRIDYEGDPTVLADWLAPRTERGRPVCEVTLQELLYGRRDES
- a CDS encoding GTPase; the encoded protein is MRNPFSSVPEPFGLEELIDISFRRAFSKPKAMRRRGSLISEIREREISRIQSISDTISSKLDEVIKNFPRIEELDPLYRELLEVIGGIDKVRHSLGAILWASRMVKRFLRLYSSRIRSEDDPERIAELRREFLGRTVSILRRIREEIEFLRELIPKLKELPDLNMASPTVIIAGMPNTGKSTLLSKVTTKKPEIAPYPFTTKGLIIGHREMYSLGTVQFVDTPGLLDRPLTERNKMELQAIAALRHFRGPVLYLLDPTETCGYSLTQQLSLLRELIETLEKRYLAVLNKCDLSEDFRGNFMRAEDELERIGVKSLRISAERGEGLEELMRNIEEILRGEFGWR
- a CDS encoding site-2 protease family protein; translation: MMDLGTFLRNLLIFWIVLYALGIILKRLKRLESFRLGLFYLEISTDPRKLSGLIGPLSKVVGPLHRVSVISAVALSISSSLYLIKITVDSLIGPKVAQIVPVIPGVTLDITLPALLSIFVVLLAHEVLGHATLSYYFGVPVKKIAFFILLFLLGAFVEPDEEPLRRVGRLRKMSIYSAGVFANLLTFLLFLIITIAMFPGFSIDSGSAKPSGVYVESVFESGPSWGVIPEGVVIRGIEGYRIKDLASLSETLRKFKPGDSVIVITDRGNFTVKLGSRPEDPSIPYLGVQLHPVPYFDPSICMPPSFAIQILEFLVLTMVFSLGLAAINSLPILPLDGGLILSEILTKYADESVARKLAWAVSAPFALMLIYNALIFFLG
- a CDS encoding DNA methyltransferase, which translates into the protein MEVAFLLSGEHPEIPKEEVKATLEALGAPYSTVREMVSCLILDMKLSGDLIKDLSGRLAFTRSFGRVLTIIHASEFPRALSGLEPPNLTGRFRVSSTRIGGYCGHIKRHEVESKLGEWILKVNEGAKVDLRNPDIEVIAVLTSDHIVVYLKEGEVDRSMFKVKEVAARPYVHPASMRPTLARAMVNLARTRRGDEVLDPFLGVGGIALEILSVGAKLIGVDIEEKIVIQANNNIISYGFLDGYRLYVGDALKLELADKVDRIVTDPPYGRMSGSRSYTPKELAKEFVHKIPEYLKSGGWFTISVPSNFLSPRDFEEVGIFIVNWFDLREHKSLTRRIWVGRLK
- a CDS encoding MarR family transcriptional regulator → MQRTAKVILFIVLLLTTLSLLEVYADPPQEASITRMGVIAELFENSSVRITVIAELKIPKNATGALKAVMFPVVPIGISVENPAKGVSSFKSLSQEVYVQKTSTQSFSDVLVVGFKDALKPGETKNISFSFMLTPTTALAKFDDSYRFAYRFYKPNLTLDYNKSMMEVILPRGAGVTKIGQEGTLGMDPLSERLTAIWFPFPSPRGGGWDFVLEFKIMSQLAEQSIRTGTPSQQTFSTSFIFLLLISNALTAGITVLATTIVRKLRYRRVPTTLPDSDEVDEETLSRIGEALEKLDKDERSVLEVIYRNNGRIEQKDLPELTGFSKSKVSRVLKRLDSMKFVRRVSQGKTKIVELNPAVSRVMEGSSS
- a CDS encoding M20/M25/M40 family metallo-hydrolase, producing MTGINSDRLKNILIDLVGIKSFRGKEGELVYYLQDLLARYADKVIHQPVKDCAGNIIAYKNLRDSDNILLLAHTDTFEIYSNWTRNPWGEEEGDKFYGLGVYDDKSTLAAMIEALMSSSDEGKGVVLAAVCDAEGFSRGTYELIRSGLLPKVRGAIVAGPTNMKLFRGAYGRFVFDVDITGVSSPGTEESGVNAIVEAAKIIMWAIDLPKVDGIGGSVAPLTIKSPELIIAHPDKCLVRLDRHYPPGQDPGVIRKKFMDYIRKTPELRARVSISLMKRPTPFMEPYEIPENDEFIDYIQGASSRVLGRRMETSVYWTVSDANYISKLGNIKSVIIGPEGGNHHSPDEYVYLPSVYALAELLSELIKG
- a CDS encoding vWA domain-containing protein — encoded protein: MDFEKMRKLANYYLVEGDLKGLLNLSNYSQILVAESISEGGLSEKALISMERDPETAVRLYRQIRWRLNERSRELFRRLVSKVVIKISSGDIKGLPTDSKDYSLPYSPGMEFDLERTIEKIVEGCKKVEEVSYGDIVASTRGKRKKSIIIILDSSGSMTGKKILVAMIIAAIASHKLRGGKYGVVGFNSSAFVIKSPTDSKGSLRVVEEILDLVPLGYTNISEGLKKGLELSYRLRNTEFLLITDGEYNTGEDPRNVAGRFKNLNVIYTSGKMNSKGFTLCRSIAKLGGGNCFVVSDFREIPSVMRKIFNN